In Luteolibacter arcticus, one genomic interval encodes:
- a CDS encoding AraC family transcriptional regulator: MNSPYSRDAFLAEMAPGALHSLYDLMPDVSFFMKDCEGRFVALSRLGCEFCGVKTEEEAFGCTDLSFFPEGRAAEYMADDRLVITTGQPIVNRIEPAPEMEGSPRLVVTNKIPVRDREGRIIGVAGFSRRVEHLRCATTVIHKLSAAVEQIHQHYDASFDTAELAKQAGLSASQFERLFRKALGSSPRQYLQRVRIERACLFLVESEETVAAVAQRCGYYDHAHFTKAFVALKGVTPTAFRKQRQATPANSPSR, translated from the coding sequence ATGAACTCTCCCTACTCCCGCGACGCATTCCTGGCGGAGATGGCTCCGGGAGCCCTGCACTCGCTCTACGACCTGATGCCGGACGTTTCCTTTTTCATGAAGGACTGCGAAGGCCGCTTCGTCGCGCTGAGCCGGCTGGGCTGCGAGTTCTGCGGGGTGAAAACGGAGGAGGAAGCCTTTGGCTGCACCGATCTGAGCTTCTTCCCCGAAGGTCGCGCCGCCGAATACATGGCGGATGACCGGCTGGTGATCACGACCGGCCAGCCGATCGTCAACCGCATCGAGCCGGCGCCGGAAATGGAAGGTTCGCCGCGGCTGGTGGTGACCAACAAGATCCCGGTGCGCGACCGGGAAGGCCGGATCATCGGCGTGGCTGGCTTTTCCCGGCGGGTCGAGCACCTGCGCTGCGCGACCACCGTGATCCACAAGCTGTCCGCGGCGGTGGAGCAGATTCACCAGCACTACGACGCCTCCTTCGACACCGCCGAGCTGGCGAAGCAGGCGGGGCTATCGGCCAGCCAGTTCGAGCGCTTGTTTCGCAAGGCGCTGGGAAGCAGCCCGCGGCAATACTTGCAGCGGGTCCGGATCGAGCGTGCCTGCCTGTTCCTGGTCGAGTCGGAGGAAACGGTGGCGGCGGTCGCGCAACGTTGCGGCTACTACGATCACGCGCATTTCACGAAGGCGTTCGTGGCCTTGAAAGGAGTCACGCCGACCGCCTTTCGCAAGCAGCGGCAGGCGACGCCGGCCAACTCGCCGAGCCGGTAG
- a CDS encoding Gfo/Idh/MocA family protein yields MRSSTATAPLADHPKKIPAAPLRLCFIGCGARARAYAEVAATRPGKLVTVAIADPVASQRADVRQFLGEAGVREFQTGEELLAAGPLGDIAVITTQDKFHYHQAMAALRAGYDLLLEKPAACTSAEVHEMVRLANELGRRIVLCFVLRHTPFYRAVKRVIDSGRLGKLVSIQATEGVEPWHFTHSFVRGHWSQSAKSTPMIVAKCSHDTDILSWLADSECTAVSSFAGTQWFRPENAPAGATARCTDPCPHAISGSCQYAAQRYLTDKKEPWLPQVMPGHATATDDEILDWLRTGDWGRCVYTSGQDTPDHQVVSLQFASGVTAQLLMTAFDKGRRIRIHGSEAILQGSMHADDEIHRLELRRHHDGGVEQIEVEEPAENGYAGHGGGDFGLIDALHELISAPGPFDNSHFMAGHLIAFAADAAFRSGQAIDPAHLLQSSAS; encoded by the coding sequence ATGAGGTCCTCCACTGCCACGGCTCCTCTCGCCGACCACCCGAAGAAAATACCGGCCGCCCCGCTGCGGCTTTGTTTCATCGGCTGCGGCGCGCGTGCCCGCGCCTATGCGGAAGTGGCGGCGACGCGACCCGGCAAGCTGGTGACGGTGGCGATCGCGGATCCGGTGGCGAGCCAGCGTGCGGATGTCCGGCAATTCCTGGGCGAGGCGGGGGTGCGCGAGTTCCAGACCGGCGAGGAGTTGCTCGCCGCGGGACCTCTCGGCGACATCGCCGTCATCACCACCCAGGACAAGTTCCACTACCATCAGGCGATGGCGGCGCTGCGTGCCGGGTATGATCTTTTGTTAGAAAAGCCGGCCGCGTGCACTTCGGCGGAGGTCCATGAGATGGTGCGCCTCGCCAATGAGCTTGGCCGGCGGATCGTGCTGTGCTTCGTGCTGCGGCACACGCCGTTTTACCGCGCGGTGAAGCGGGTAATAGACAGCGGGCGGCTCGGCAAGCTGGTCAGCATCCAGGCGACCGAAGGCGTCGAACCGTGGCATTTCACGCACTCCTTCGTCCGCGGCCACTGGTCGCAGAGCGCGAAGTCCACGCCGATGATCGTGGCCAAGTGCAGCCATGACACCGACATCTTGTCGTGGCTGGCGGATTCGGAATGCACCGCGGTTTCGAGTTTCGCTGGCACCCAATGGTTCCGCCCGGAAAACGCTCCCGCCGGGGCCACGGCGCGCTGCACCGATCCCTGCCCGCACGCGATCAGCGGTTCATGCCAGTATGCCGCGCAACGCTACCTCACCGACAAGAAGGAGCCGTGGCTTCCCCAGGTGATGCCGGGGCACGCCACCGCGACCGACGACGAGATCCTCGACTGGCTGCGCACGGGCGACTGGGGCCGCTGCGTCTATACCAGCGGGCAGGACACGCCGGACCATCAGGTGGTGTCGCTGCAGTTCGCTTCCGGCGTGACCGCGCAACTTTTGATGACCGCCTTCGACAAGGGCCGCCGCATTCGCATCCACGGCAGCGAGGCGATCCTGCAAGGGAGCATGCATGCCGACGATGAGATCCACCGGCTCGAATTGCGCCGGCATCACGATGGCGGCGTCGAGCAAATCGAAGTCGAGGAGCCTGCGGAAAACGGCTACGCTGGACATGGTGGCGGCGATTTCGGCCTGATCGATGCGCTCCACGAGTTGATCTCCGCGCCCGGTCCCTTCGACAACAGTCACTTCATGGCCGGCCACCTCATCGCCTTCGCCGCGGACGCCGCTTTCCGCAGCGGCCAGGCGATCGATCCCGCCCACCTTCTGCAATCGTCCGCTTCCTGA
- a CDS encoding AraC family transcriptional regulator has product MQVVPSISGYGQPSFTVLPLTKTRAFTATSYCEPTFRFLWHYHPEWEVVFVRNACGTRHVGTSVEKFGPGDLTMLPGNVPHTWFSSKDQVGDTRVTVIHFLPQVWGETFWKLPEIKAFHALCQNAQRGVRFSGKESEEIGQRMEALAASGSTSLDSFMDLWKIFTLLTKLEVHSLHAVEEGKSDWQNARLDELLVWLESRLGEPITQQEAAARVKMSPAAFSRWFKVNMGCVFNRYLNEIRVARVCAEIAHGKLSITEAAFQAGYNNLSNFNRRFLEVTGLTPKAFRLQIQAKPVGARAAG; this is encoded by the coding sequence ATGCAGGTGGTTCCCTCCATTTCCGGCTACGGCCAGCCGAGCTTCACGGTGCTGCCGCTCACCAAGACGCGGGCGTTCACCGCCACGAGCTACTGCGAACCGACCTTCCGCTTCCTCTGGCACTACCATCCGGAGTGGGAAGTCGTCTTCGTCCGGAACGCCTGCGGCACCCGCCACGTCGGGACCTCGGTGGAGAAATTCGGGCCCGGCGATCTCACGATGTTGCCCGGGAATGTCCCGCACACCTGGTTTTCCAGCAAGGATCAGGTCGGCGACACGCGCGTCACGGTGATCCACTTTTTGCCGCAGGTGTGGGGCGAGACCTTCTGGAAATTGCCGGAGATCAAGGCCTTCCACGCCCTCTGCCAAAACGCCCAGCGCGGCGTCCGCTTCAGCGGCAAGGAGAGCGAGGAAATCGGCCAGCGAATGGAAGCGCTGGCCGCCAGTGGCTCGACCTCGCTCGATTCATTCATGGATCTGTGGAAGATCTTCACCCTGCTCACGAAGCTCGAAGTGCACTCGCTGCACGCCGTGGAAGAAGGGAAATCCGATTGGCAGAACGCCCGGCTGGACGAGCTCCTGGTGTGGCTGGAGAGCCGCTTGGGCGAGCCAATCACCCAGCAGGAAGCCGCCGCCCGGGTGAAGATGTCGCCGGCCGCCTTCAGCCGCTGGTTCAAGGTGAACATGGGCTGCGTCTTCAACCGCTACCTCAATGAAATCCGCGTCGCCCGGGTCTGCGCGGAGATCGCCCACGGCAAGCTGTCCATCACCGAGGCCGCCTTCCAGGCCGGCTACAACAACCTCTCCAACTTCAACCGCCGCTTCCTCGAAGTGACCGGTCTAACACCCAAGGCATTCCGCCTGCAAATCCAGGCAAAGCCGGTGGGCGCACGCGCCGCCGGGTGA
- a CDS encoding sodium:solute symporter family protein has product MHLHFFDWLIVIVSFVAFAAIAAWSGKQTKSVSGFLVSGRCAGRYLLTIAAGMVWIDAINIIGMFELYFVGGFPAMSWGLIIQPPLAVIMAVSGWAVYRYRETRAMTVPQYLEMRYSRGVRITAGIVSWVAGMINFGIFPAVSAHFVICFCGLPGTFALAGLTLPTFPLLMIAMMAVTLLFVFHGGHITVLVMDFCQGLFINVAAVVLVLLIGFTWLNWNEVIEILNQAPPDASLLDPSRTSEVKDFNLWYFVISTIGMFYNRLSNFQGQAFDASARTPHEGRMGNVLALIRWQTLCLFFMVMVLAAQVALKHPAHASLGQSIQAWLDVLEKEHGAAVRGQMTVSTALAFILPVGGKGLLLAIMIAAMISSKSAFIHSFGSIFVQDVVMPFRKTHPEPARQLRWLRLSMLGVTFFAVLFGCFYRQTESILMYFALSSTLWLGGSGAVLIGGLYWKKGNTTGAYAAMTVGGVFGLGGFALMQGWKTWYGVPPQLSIAGHSLELNPQWWLFITMLVSTATYAGVSLLTRRGASFDLDRLLHRGAHRDGAARFEDEPQISLWKRMCGVTPEFTPSDRRTVYAFFGWVFAWFGACIVMIVLSLSGKIGNADWAGFWKIYLIALFGLMVFTTVWLGMGGIRDLKTMFRLLKEGQRDSSDDGTVPSGGTVVSASAVTPDKAIDPI; this is encoded by the coding sequence ATGCATCTTCACTTTTTCGACTGGCTCATCGTCATCGTCTCGTTCGTCGCCTTCGCCGCCATCGCGGCGTGGAGCGGCAAGCAGACGAAGAGCGTGAGCGGCTTCCTCGTCAGCGGCCGTTGCGCGGGGCGCTACCTGCTGACCATCGCGGCCGGCATGGTGTGGATCGATGCGATCAACATCATTGGCATGTTCGAGCTGTACTTCGTCGGCGGCTTCCCGGCGATGAGCTGGGGCCTGATCATCCAGCCGCCGCTCGCCGTGATCATGGCGGTGTCCGGCTGGGCGGTGTACCGCTACCGCGAGACGCGGGCGATGACGGTGCCGCAGTACTTGGAGATGCGGTATAGCCGCGGAGTGCGCATCACCGCCGGCATCGTCTCGTGGGTCGCCGGGATGATCAACTTCGGCATCTTCCCCGCGGTCAGCGCGCATTTCGTCATCTGTTTCTGCGGGCTGCCGGGCACCTTCGCCTTGGCCGGGCTGACGCTGCCGACCTTTCCGCTGCTCATGATCGCGATGATGGCGGTCACGCTTCTGTTCGTTTTCCACGGCGGTCACATCACCGTGCTGGTGATGGATTTTTGCCAAGGGCTCTTCATCAACGTGGCCGCGGTCGTGCTGGTGCTGCTGATCGGCTTCACCTGGCTCAACTGGAACGAGGTGATCGAGATCCTGAACCAAGCGCCGCCGGATGCCTCGCTGCTCGATCCGTCCCGCACTTCCGAAGTGAAGGACTTCAACCTCTGGTACTTCGTCATCAGTACCATCGGGATGTTCTACAACCGGCTGTCGAACTTCCAAGGACAGGCCTTCGATGCCTCCGCCAGGACACCCCATGAAGGCCGCATGGGCAACGTGCTGGCGCTGATCCGCTGGCAGACCCTCTGCCTGTTCTTCATGGTGATGGTGCTTGCCGCCCAAGTGGCGCTCAAGCACCCGGCGCATGCGTCGCTCGGCCAGTCGATCCAGGCGTGGCTCGATGTCCTGGAAAAGGAGCACGGTGCGGCCGTGCGCGGCCAGATGACGGTGAGCACCGCGCTCGCCTTCATCCTGCCGGTCGGCGGCAAGGGCCTGCTGCTGGCCATCATGATTGCCGCGATGATCTCGTCAAAGAGCGCCTTCATTCACTCTTTCGGTTCGATCTTCGTGCAGGACGTGGTGATGCCGTTCCGCAAGACGCATCCCGAACCGGCCCGGCAGTTGCGCTGGCTGCGCCTCTCGATGCTCGGCGTGACCTTCTTCGCGGTGCTCTTCGGCTGCTTCTACCGCCAGACGGAAAGCATCCTGATGTACTTCGCGCTCAGCAGCACCCTGTGGCTTGGCGGGTCCGGAGCCGTCCTGATCGGCGGCCTCTACTGGAAGAAGGGCAATACCACCGGTGCGTACGCCGCCATGACGGTCGGTGGAGTCTTCGGCCTCGGCGGCTTCGCCCTCATGCAGGGCTGGAAAACGTGGTACGGCGTGCCGCCGCAGCTCTCCATCGCCGGACACTCGCTCGAGCTCAATCCGCAGTGGTGGTTGTTCATCACGATGCTGGTCTCGACCGCCACCTATGCCGGCGTGTCACTGCTCACTCGCCGCGGCGCCAGCTTCGACCTCGACCGCCTGCTGCACCGCGGTGCCCATCGTGATGGCGCGGCACGGTTTGAAGATGAGCCGCAGATTTCACTGTGGAAGCGGATGTGCGGGGTCACGCCGGAATTCACGCCCAGCGACCGCCGCACCGTGTATGCGTTCTTCGGTTGGGTCTTCGCGTGGTTCGGCGCCTGCATCGTCATGATCGTCCTCTCGCTCTCCGGCAAGATCGGCAATGCCGACTGGGCCGGCTTCTGGAAGATCTACCTGATCGCACTGTTCGGCCTGATGGTGTTCACCACCGTGTGGCTGGGCATGGGTGGCATCCGCGATCTCAAGACGATGTTCCGCCTGCTCAAGGAAGGCCAGCGCGACAGCTCCGATGACGGCACGGTCCCCTCGGGCGGGACCGTGGTGAGTGCTTCCGCCGTGACTCCCGACAAAGCCATCGATCCAATCTAA